A window from Primulina huaijiensis isolate GDHJ02 chromosome 11, ASM1229523v2, whole genome shotgun sequence encodes these proteins:
- the LOC140988628 gene encoding uncharacterized protein At4g15545-like, translated as MMAANGGGDGSRVGPHFDLPEEIQSMLPTDPFDLLDLARKITSMAIASRVTKLETEADRLQQQLIDKDRAILVLEDKVSQLETAYQEMELWLKIQREENMNLLKERDSLAFTAKKLSQHLAKLQNFKRQLVQSLNDDSFPQTETVDIGTYDQSVPKAYPTNDDDSNGYTKYHSFGTSDDSASINDVAVQQAGKFFSTTPNKTPRFTPTGTPTVFSSNASPKRYSAASSPQRTSGTTSPITQGSTSLSSWYPSSHQSSGTNSPTLGHPLPARPPRINGKELFRQARNRLSLEQFSAFLANVKELNAQKQSREVTLRKAEEIFGMDNKDLYALFQGLLGHSIHQSN; from the exons ATGATGGCGGCTAACGGTGGCGGAGACGGCAGCCGTGTGGGGCCACACTTCGATCTTCCGGAAGAGATACAATCGATGCTGCCGACGGATCCGTTTGATCTGCTGGATTTGGCGCGCAAGATCACGTCGATGGCGATCGCGTCGCGGGTGACTAAGCTCGAAACTGAGGCGGATCGTCTTCAGCAGCAGCTTATCGACAAGGATCGGGCCATTTTGGTGCTTGAAGATAAGGTTTCCCAGCTCGAGACTGCATACCAGGAAATGGAATTGTGGTTAAAAATCCAGCGCGAAGAAAAC ATGAATCTATTGAAGGAGAGAGATTCTTTGGCTTTCACTGCAAAGAAGCTGAGCCAGCACTTGGCCAAG TTGCAGAATTTTAAGAGACAATTGGTGCAGTCACTAAATGATGATAGTTTTCCT CAAACAGAAACTGTAGATATTGGCACTTACGACCAATCTGTCCCCAAGGCCTATCCAACTAATG ATGATGATTCGAATGGCTACACAAAATATCATTCTTTCGGGACATCTGATGATAGTGCAAGTATAAATGACGTTG CTGTTCAGCAAGCTGGGAAATTTTTTTCCACAACTCCAAATAAAACTCCTCGATTTACTCCTACTGGAACTCCAACTGTATTTTCTAGTAATGCTTCCCCAAAAAGATACTCAGCTGCAAGCTCGCCTCAGAGAACCTCTGGCACAACTTCTCCTATAACTCAGGGATCAACTTCTCTTTCTTCGTGGTACCCATCAAGCCATCAGTCATCAGGCACAAACTCTCCCACTTTAGGACACCCACTACCAG CTCGCCCTCCTCGAATTAACGGAAAGGAGCTATTTCGTCAAGCCAG GAATCGCTTATCGTTGGAGCAATTTAGTGCATTCCTAGCCAATGTAAAGGAATTAAATGCACAAAAGCAATCTCGCGAG GTGACCTTGAGGAAAGCAGAAGAGATTTTTGGAATGGATAATAAAGATCTTTATGCATTATTTCAAGGGCTACTTGGCCACAGCATCCACCAGAGTAACTAG